The DNA window cacacacacacatatcttggTTCTGCTTGTATTAATTATGTCTGAAGCGTTTAATACCCATCCAAGTCCAAAGGTGGAAGAACTGAGAAACTGGTACGCTAATAGGCAGACTGTGAAAGCACAGGCTGGTTGAGCAGGTGCAGCCCAATGGGAAGTTTTCTTCCATGAAGGCTGAGAATAGTCCTGCTAGAGAGGCCAATGAGAATGAGgcaagttggggcacctgggtggctctgtgggttaagcctctgcctttgactggggccctggtctcagggtcctgggatggagccccatatccagctctctgctcagcagggagcctcttcccccttcccctctgcccacctctctacctctgtgatctttctttgtgtgtgtgtatcaaataaataaagttttttaaaaaaataaaagagtaaggaAAGTCAATGTAGGAAGAGACAGAAACATTCTTCTCCCCCACTTACTATCTGCcactattttaaaaaggtaagtcatggggcaccttggtggctcagtccttaagcgtccaccttcaggtgaggtcatgattctgggatcctgggatccatcccggtgtcaggctccctggtcagtggagagcctgcttctccctctgcccctcacactgctcatgctctctctctatctcaaaacctttttaaaaaaattttagttgtgtgtgttgtttttaacTATGATCTGgtgtttctctatttcttcttgcttctcATTTTGATGCGTCATCCTAGCTGCCTATGGTATATTAGGGGATCCTGCCAATATTTGGGTAGGCTATTGCCAGTTCTTCACGAACCAATTTGCCAATGCTTCATATCTGAGCGGCTTCTTGGGAGAGCAGGCACACCAGGATCTCAAGCAGCGCCTGGTGGAAGGGGCAGGGCAGGTACCAAGTCCTCTTGCTCTTGTTTGCAAACATCCATGACCCTGACGTGCGAAGGCAACTAGGGATGCCTCTGAACCGCAGCACATGTGGACCCATGTGGACCCCACAACGCTGAGGGGAACCAACATCGTGCTCTGCTCAGCATGATCCAGCAGGCTTCAAGCACCCAGCGGGGTGCCTGTGGCCAGCCCCACCACCTCGGCCCATCCCTATATATAAATTCCTTTATAAGAGGGATTATTTTTCATAGGAAGTGTGGACATGAATATATTTGTGCATGCTTGCTTGTTCGCCCGTGTTTTTAGACTCTATTCAGACATATAGGTATGTGAATTCCTTGTAACTGGTGTATGTCCTGTTTCATCACCTGCACAGATCATCTTTGATTTTGCCTTCCCCTGTGGATGGACATTTAGGATGTGCCGAAAGTTCCTCTGTTATAAGCAATGCAGCAATAATGCTAGTCCCTAGTGCCGTGCCCAGCTAGAGGGGCACAGGGCAGCAATCCATTACAGTGGGGAGGAGTCTATCCATGCCTTTGTGTAGAATTTCTACTGAATGGTGATAATTAGCAGAAGACATGCTTTTAGTCAGTAACTGCTTTTAAATTCTGCCCAATGCACCCCTTACGGCCTTCAGGGCTGGactgctccctccctccaccaTGGTTTCGTGGTAGATACTGAAAAGTggaattatatttcagttttcatgAGTACTGCCCACTGTTTATTCCAAACTTCATtccaaagttgatttttttccatcagcttttaaaatacctttatgtttgattttcttcatcttctcccaCCCTGGCCGCCTCAGCCTCCTGCGAactttctctccctttatctGGACATTGGATCGACTGTCCACGAATTTCTGAGCCCAGCTTTCTGATATCATCCACTAGTTCCAGTATATGTTGGTGAATCCAGTCTATACTGACCCCCATGTCCTCTCCCTGTGAATCCTGGATGGGCCCAGGAGATCTCTGCTTATAAACAAAACATTCCAAAATTGAACCTTGCATCCCCCTCCTGTTACTGATGCTTCCCCGTCTTAGTTAGGGGCAAGGGCAACTCAGTCACCTTCACCCTTGGTCCACTGTCTTCACAGACCTGCTCCCACCATCCTGCCTAGTCTGtgacttagggtttttttttttttctgatgacaggattgtttaatatttttatggtttcctagttattattttaaattcaattaattaacgtatagtgtgttattagtttcagagatagagttcagtgacttatataatacccagtgctcattacatcatgtccCCTTCCTTACTGCCCATCGTCCCATTAATCCATCCCTCTAccctccacccctccagcaaccctcagtttgcttcctaggGAAGAGTCTCTTGGGACATTTGGGTGTCTCaattggttaatcatctgccctacgctcaggtcatgatcccagggtcatgggattgagccccatgtagggctgcccctctctctctaatataaattaataaaatcttttttaaaaatctcttatgggggcgcctgggtgtctcagtaggttaaagcctctgccttcagctcaggtcatgatcccagggtcctgggatccagtcccgcactgggctctctgctgagcagagagcctgcttcctcctctctctctgcctgcctctctacttgtgatctctgtctgtcaaataaataaataaaatcttttttaaaaatctcttatggtttgtctccctgacttgttttattcttccctccctttccccatgatcctctgttttgtcttttaaatttaacttacaagatcatatgataattgtctttctttgactgataTATGTcatttagcacaataccctctagttccatctacatcattgcaaatggcaagatttcattttttgatggctgagtagtgttccattgtatgtatgtgtatgtgtgtatattttatatatatatatatatatatatatatatataatataatataaatgtaaagaaaattgtccagtttcattcttctgcatgtggctgtcgaattttcccaataccatttgttgaagacactatctttttttccattggatattctttcctgctttgtgtgACTTAGGTTCTTGTTTGTAGCTTTAAAAACAAGTCCATAGTTCTCACCTGAAAGGCCATTTTCTAGCTTAGGCCAACTTCTCTCTTACCTAGGTCACCCACAAAATCTCCAACCAGCTTCCTGCCCCAGGCTTGCCTGAGAACTTCATCCATTGTCTTCCCTGTTCCCAGGACTTCTACACCACACATCTGACTGCACTGTTCAACCCTCTCCATTTCAGCGTGGAGGCCTCCTGATCTCCCTTCCACTCTCCTACCTAGCATTGCCCTCTCCCCTGTCCTTCCCCCCTGTTCTAAGCTCCAGCTGCATAATAGAAAAGCAGAGAGGTCGTCCCCCAATTACGACTTCTCCAggcaccctcctcccctcagcctACAATACCCTGAAGACCCTCTTTGTCAGctcctcctcatccttctttCCCCTCAAACACAGCGTCTTCTAGGgagccctcccagccccaccccatccAGAGAGTAGGTTAAGATTGGAATGTAGGGTCGTTGAGGTCTGTTGGAGGCTGACCAGGGGTCACCACAGGTTGGCTGGGAGCCGTTGGGCACTGGCTGGGGGCTGTTGGGGATTGGCTGGAGGCCTTTGGGGGGCTGACTGGCAACTGGTGGGGATTGGCCAGGGTCCGTTGGGATTGACTGGATACCGTTGGGGTGCTGACTGAATGCTGTTAGGGTGCTGGCTGGTCCGATGGAGATTGTCCCAGGCCTTGGGCAGTTGCTGCGAGCAGTAAGGGAGGCCGTGCCTTCTCCAGAGACAAACAGGTTTGGAAGGTGGGGATTGAGGGGTAGACACCATGGGGGCCCTGAACGGCCGGCACCATGGACCTAGAGTGATGAGGACTCCCACGGGAGCCCCCAACCCTTGAGGCCCTGGGTGGATGAGAGAGTGCTGTGGAGACCTGGAGCAACCTGCTGGGTCAGGCCCCCCGCAGGGAGTGGAGCAAGGGCGCCCCTGCAGCGAGGAGCtggttgggtggggtggggaggccgAGCCCCTGGCCCCTCGTCCTGGGAGCCCGGTTCGCATATCCCTAAGCAACCCGGCAAGTCCGGGAGCCCAGAGATGCAGGCGCGCATTAGCTGTACCTGCGAGAGCAACAAGAGATGTGGGACTGCATTCAGTTAACGGTGTGCTCTTCTGTTCCTCTTTCCTGACCTGTTTGAGCACAGGCTCCAATTTTAGAGGCTATGGAGGAAAGAGCTTAGCCCAGGTCTGCCAGCAAGACCTTTACCTGCGCAGACTCTTGCCAGAACTGGCTAAGGGTGATCACTCACAGACTGTGGGCTTGTGGCTGGAGTCCCAACCCGGGGCTGACCTTGGTGACTTAGATCATGTGAGTCTGTGAAAGCCTGGGCTATCCTGACCTCCAAGATGCAACTCCTGAGTGAAGATTTCTGCATGTCAGGCTTTAGATCAGATTTGTCTGCTTTTATCAAGAGCTTGTGGACAAAGGCCTTGACAGACACACAGTTgggctgtgccctctgccacTAGATTTAAGCACCTAGGAGGTAAGACAAGTGAGCTTCCTACACCCACCCCCCGAGACAGACAAATGCATACAGGTGAGCGAGGATGATAGAATTGTGAAGGCCTGGTTGTGATGATAGCCAAGACAGACACCACCCCTAAATCCTCCTTGGTGACCCGAGGCTCAGCACCTCTATTCAACCAGTTCCTGTTTCTGGATGAAGGGAGAAGTCTTAGCTCTCTATCCCTTCGAGTGGTTACTGCTCCTTTCCTTCAAATAGTAAATATCCCCCAAAAGCTACTCTTTCTGCTAAACTCTTTCATGCTGTTAATTTTTCCCAGCAGTAAATGAACATTTTGGGACTTTATTGAgatcaaaatctttgggatgcctgggtgactcagtgggttaagcctctgccttccgctcaggtcatgatctcagggtcctgggatcgaacccacatcgggctctctgctcagcagggatcctgattcctcctctctctctctctgtccacctctctgcctacttgtgatctctctctctatcaaataaataaatatttttttaaaaatatcaaaatctgcacagcaaaggaaacagtctacaaaacaaagaggttctgtagaatgaatgaaatgaaaaatagagctatcctatattttattttgtttttagctcCTCTaaacaccaggctcac is part of the Mustela nigripes isolate SB6536 chromosome 2, MUSNIG.SB6536, whole genome shotgun sequence genome and encodes:
- the LOC132009921 gene encoding phosphatidylinositol N-acetylglucosaminyltransferase subunit Y-like: MFLSLPTLTFLTPLASLAGLFSAFMEENFPLGCTCSTSLCFHSLPISVPVSQFFHLWTWMGIKRFRHN